The genomic region CCGGCTACGGTCCTTCCGGAGTCACGTACGCAACAAACGCGAACATCCCCTCGCCCCATCATTCCGCGGAACACTAAGGAAAACTATTATGGCAAGCCAGATTCGGCGCGATCCGGCCACGGACGCCCTTCTCACCCCGGAAAACGCGGCGCTCGTTCTGATCGACTATCAAGCGCCCCAGTTTAATACCGTGCGCTCCATGGACAGCGGACTGCTGCTCGCGAATGTCGTGGCGCTCGCCAAAACGGCGAAGCTCTTCGGACTGCCCATCGTTCTCTCGACGGTCGGCGTCGCGAGCGGAGCCAACCCGGACACTGTACCTACGCTTTTGGAGGCCCTGCCGGGCGTTCCATCGATCGACCGAACGAGTATCAATGCCTGGGAGGATGCGCAATTCGTCGCCGCCGTGCGAGCGACCGGCCGCAAGAAGCTGATCATGGGGGCGCTTTGGACGGAAGTCTGCCTGGCGTTTCCAGCACTGGACGCCTTGAAAGAGGGATTTGAAGTATTCGCGGTCGCCGATGCTGTGGGAGGCACGTCGATCGCGGCGCATGAAACCGCCTTGCAGCGAGTCTATCAGGCGGGAGCTCAGCCGGTCAGTTGGATTGGCGTGCTGTGTGAGCTGCAGCGCGATTGGGCGCGAACTTCCACGGCGGACGGGATGGTTCAAATCAGCAGCGAGCATGGCGGATCCTGGGGAACGGAGATCGCCCTCAAGCGATTCCTCACCCGGGGCGCCGCGTAAGCATCCCGCTGACAAAAATCGGGGGCGCGGCGGTCGATTTGACCGCCGCGCCCCCACTCTGAAGTCCTGAGAAGCTATCCCATCGGCTCCACGTAATCGTCGCCGGGCAGCGCGGGCGGATACGGGAATTTGACGAAGATCGGCTGCGGGAACTTTGGGAACTTCACCAGAAGCTGTCCCTGGGGAAGCATCGTCAGTTTGGTTTTGATCTCGTCGCTGAAGC from Capsulimonas corticalis harbors:
- a CDS encoding hydrolase, whose protein sequence is MASQIRRDPATDALLTPENAALVLIDYQAPQFNTVRSMDSGLLLANVVALAKTAKLFGLPIVLSTVGVASGANPDTVPTLLEALPGVPSIDRTSINAWEDAQFVAAVRATGRKKLIMGALWTEVCLAFPALDALKEGFEVFAVADAVGGTSIAAHETALQRVYQAGAQPVSWIGVLCELQRDWARTSTADGMVQISSEHGGSWGTEIALKRFLTRGAA